From Melospiza georgiana isolate bMelGeo1 chromosome 33, bMelGeo1.pri, whole genome shotgun sequence, the proteins below share one genomic window:
- the LOC131095141 gene encoding sodium/potassium-transporting ATPase subunit alpha-2 isoform X1, with translation MPVATVTPVLAVTSTPTAGREYSPAATTSENGGGKRKQKEKELDELKKEVNLDDHKLSLDELGRKYQVDLSRGLTNARAAEILVQDGPNALTPPPTTPEWVKFCRQLFGGFSILLWIGAILCFLAYGILAAMEDEPANDNLYLGVVLAAVVIITGCFSYYQEAKSSKIMDSFKNMVPQQALVIREGEKIQINAENVVVGDLVEVKGGDRVPADMRIISSHGCKVDNSSLTGESEPQTRSPEFTHENPLETRNICFFSTNCVEGTARGIVISTGDRTVMGRIASLASGLEVGRTPIAMEIEHFIRLITGVAVFLGLSFFILSLILGYTWLEAVIFLIGIIVANVPEGLLATVTVCLTLTAKRMARKNCLVKNLEAVETLGSTSTICSDKTGTLTQNRMTVAHMWFDNQIHEADTTEDQSGATFDKRSPTWAALARIAGLCNRAVFKPGQENVSISKRDTAGDASESALLKCIQLSCGSVKRMRDRNPKVTEIPFNSTNKYQLSIHEREEDPQGYLLVMKGAPERILDRCSRILLQGQEQPLDQEMREAFQNAYLELGGLGERVLGFCHLYLPPDKFPRGFRFDADEVNFPTTDLCFVGLMSMIDPPRAAVPDAVGKCRSAGIKVIMVTGDHPITAKAIAKGVGIISEGNETVEDIAARLNIPVSQVNPREAKACVVHGSDLKDMSSEQLDEILRNHTEIVFARTSPQQKLIIVEGCQRQGAIVAVTGDGVNDSPALKKADIGIAMGIAGSDVSKQAADMILLDDNFASIVTGVEEGRLIFDNLKKSIAYTLTSNIPEITPFLLFIIANIPLPLGTVTILCIDLGTDMVPAISLAYEAAESDIMKRQPRNPRSDKLVNERLISMAYGQIGMIQALGGFFTYFVILAENGFLPGTLLGIRLAWDDRSKNDLEDSYGQEWTYEQRKVVEFTCHTAFFASIVVVQWADLIICKTRRNSVFQQGMKNKILIFGLLEETALAAFLSYCPGMGVALRMYPLKVTWWFCAFPYSLLIFAYDEVRKLILRRYPGGWVEKETYY, from the exons ATGCCGGTGGCCACGGTGACGCCGGTGCTGGCCGTGACCTCCACGCCCACG GCCGGCCGCGAGTACTCGCCCGCGGCCACCACGTCCGAGAACGGCGGCGGGAAGAGGaagcagaaggagaaggagctggacGAGCTCAAGAAGGAGGTGAACCTG GATGACCACAAACTGTCCCTGGATGAGCTGGGCAGGAAGTACCAAGTGGACCTGTCCCGG GGCCTGACCAACGCCCGCGCTGCCGAGATCCTGGTCCAGGACGGCCCCAACGCTCTGACGCCGCCTCCCACCACCCCCGAGTGGGTGAAGTTCTGCCGGCAGCTCTTCGGGGGCTTCTCCATCCTGCTCTGGATCGGCGCCATCCTCTGCTTCCTGGCCTACGGCATCCTGGCCGCCATGGAGGACGAGCCCGCCAACGACAAC CTGTACCTGGGGGTGGTCCTGGCCGCCGTCGTCATCATCACCGGCTGCTTCTCCTACTACCAAGAGGCCAAGAGCTCCAAGATCATGGACTCCTTCAAGAACATGGTGCCCCAG CAAGCACTGGTGATCCGAGAGGGAGAGAAGATCCAGATCAACGCCGAGAACGTCGTGGTGGGAGACCTGGTGGAGGTGAAGGGCGGCGACAGGGTGCCCGCGGACATGAGGATCATCTCCTCCCATGGATGCAAG GTGGATAACTCCTCCCTGACGGGCGAGTCGGAGCCCCAGACGCGCTCCCCGGAGTTCACGCACGAGAACCCGCTGGAGACGCGCAACATCTGCTTCTTCTCCACCAACTGCGTCGAAG GGACCGCGCGTGGCATCGTCATCTCCACGGGTGACCGCACGGTGATGGGCCGCATCGCCTCGCTGGCCTCGGGGCTGGAGGTGGGCCGGACGCCCATCGCCATGGAGATCGAGCACTTCATCCGCCTCATCACCGGCGTCGCCGTCTTCCTCGGCCTCTCCTTCTTCATCCTCTCGCTCATCCTCGGCTACACCTGGCTCGAGGCCGTCATCTTCCTCATCGGCATCATCGTGGCCAACGTGCCCGAGGGGCTGCTGGCCACCGTCACC gtgtgcctgacCCTCACTGCCAAGCGCATGGCCAGGAAGAACTGCCTGGTGAAGAACCTGGAGGCCGTGGAGACCCTCGGCTCCACCTCCACCATCTGCTCGGACAAGACGGGGACGCTGACCCAGAACCGCATGACCGTGGCCCACATGTGGTTCGACAACCAGATCCACGAGGCCGACACCACCGAGGACCAGTCGG gtgccaccttCGACAAGCGCTCTCCCACGTGGGCGGCCCTGGCGCGCATCGCGGGGCTCTGCAACCGCGCCGTGTTCAAGCCGGGCCAGGAGAACGTCTCCATCTCCAAG CGGGACACGGCCGGGGACGCGTCCGAGTCGGCGCTGCTCAAGTGCATCCAGCTGTCGTGCGGCTCCGTCAAGAGGATGCGGGACAGGAACCCCAAAGTGACCGAGATCCCCTTCAACTCCACCAACAAGTACCAG CTGTCCATCCACGAGCGCGAGGAGGACCCCCAGGGGTACCTGCTGGTGATGAAGGGAGCCCCCGAGCGCATCCTGGACCGCTGCTCCCgcatcctcctgcagggccaggagcagcccctggacCAGGAGATGAGAGAGGCCTTCCAGAACGCCTAcctggagctgggggggctcgGGGAGAGGGTCCTGG ggtTCTGTCACCTGTACCTGCCCCCGGACAAGTTCCCCCGCGGGTTCCGTTTCGACGCGGACGAGGTGAATTTCCCCACCACCGACCTTTGCTTCGTGGGGCTCATGTCCATGATCGACCCCCCCCGCGCCGCCGTGCCCGACGCCGTGGGCAAGTGCCGGAGCGCCGGCATCAAG GTGATCATGGTAACCGGGGACCACCCGATCACGGCCAAGGCCATCGCCAAGGGCGTGGGGATCATCTCTGAGGGCAACGAGACCGTGGAGGACATCGCAGCACGACTGAACATACCTGTGAGCCAGGTGAACCCCAG GGAGGCCAAGGCGTGCGTGGTGCACGGCTCGGACCTGAAGGACATGAGCTCGGAGCAGCTGGACGAGATCCTGCGCAACCACACCGAGATCGTGTTTGCCCGCACGTCCCCCCAGCAGAAGCTGATCATCGTCGAGGGCTGCCAGCGACAG ggcGCCATCGTGGCGGTGACGGGTGATGGCGTCAATGACTCGCCGGCACTGAAGAAGGCGGACATCGGCATCGCCATGGGCATCGCGGGCTCGGACGTGTCCAAGCAGGCGGCCGACATGATCCTGCTGGACGACAACTTCGCCTCCATCGTCACCGGCGTCGAGGAAG GCCGCCTGATCTTCGACAACCTGAAGAAGTCGATCGCCTACACCCTGACCAGCAACATCCCCGAGATCACCCCGTTCCTGCTCTTCATCATCGCCAACATCCCGCTGCCGCTGGGCACCGTCACCATCCTCTGCATCGACCTGGGCACTGACATG GTCCCCGCCATCTCCTTGGCCTACGAGGCGGCCGAGAGCGACATCATGAAACGGCAACCGCGGAACCCCCGCAGTGACAAACTGGTCAACGAGCGGCTCATCAGCATGGCCTACGGCCAGATCG GGATGATCCAGGCTCTGGGCGGGTTCTTCACCTACTTCGTGATCCTGGCGGAGAACGGGTTCCTGCCGGGGACGCTGCTCGGGATCCGCCTGGCCTGGGATGATCGATCCAAGAATGACCTGGAGGATTCCTACGGCCAGGAGTGG ACGTACGAGCAGCGCAAGGTGGTGGAGTTCACGTGCCACACCGCGTTCTTCGCCAGCATCGTCGTGGTGCAGTGGGCGGATCTCATCATCTGCAAGACGCGCCGCAACTCCGTCTTCCAGCAGGGCATGAA GAACAAGATCCTGATTTTcgggctgctggaggagacgGCGCTGGCGGCGTTCCTGTCCTACTGCCCGGGCATGGGGGTGGCTCTGCGCATGTACCCCCTCAA GGTGACCTGGTGGTTCTGTGCCTTCCCCTATTCCCTGCTGATCTTCGCCTACGACGAGGTCAGGAAACTGATCCTGAGGCGCTACCCCGGAG GCTGGGTGGAGAAGGAAACCTATTACTGA
- the LOC131095141 gene encoding sodium/potassium-transporting ATPase subunit alpha-2 isoform X4, protein MSSEQLDEILRNHTEIVFARTSPQQKLIIVEGCQRQGAIVAVTGDGVNDSPALKKADIGIAMGIAGSDVSKQAADMILLDDNFASIVTGVEEGRLIFDNLKKSIAYTLTSNIPEITPFLLFIIANIPLPLGTVTILCIDLGTDMVPAISLAYEAAESDIMKRQPRNPRSDKLVNERLISMAYGQIGMIQALGGFFTYFVILAENGFLPGTLLGIRLAWDDRSKNDLEDSYGQEWTYEQRKVVEFTCHTAFFASIVVVQWADLIICKTRRNSVFQQGMKNKILIFGLLEETALAAFLSYCPGMGVALRMYPLKVTWWFCAFPYSLLIFAYDEVRKLILRRYPGGWVEKETYY, encoded by the exons ATGAGCTCGGAGCAGCTGGACGAGATCCTGCGCAACCACACCGAGATCGTGTTTGCCCGCACGTCCCCCCAGCAGAAGCTGATCATCGTCGAGGGCTGCCAGCGACAG ggcGCCATCGTGGCGGTGACGGGTGATGGCGTCAATGACTCGCCGGCACTGAAGAAGGCGGACATCGGCATCGCCATGGGCATCGCGGGCTCGGACGTGTCCAAGCAGGCGGCCGACATGATCCTGCTGGACGACAACTTCGCCTCCATCGTCACCGGCGTCGAGGAAG GCCGCCTGATCTTCGACAACCTGAAGAAGTCGATCGCCTACACCCTGACCAGCAACATCCCCGAGATCACCCCGTTCCTGCTCTTCATCATCGCCAACATCCCGCTGCCGCTGGGCACCGTCACCATCCTCTGCATCGACCTGGGCACTGACATG GTCCCCGCCATCTCCTTGGCCTACGAGGCGGCCGAGAGCGACATCATGAAACGGCAACCGCGGAACCCCCGCAGTGACAAACTGGTCAACGAGCGGCTCATCAGCATGGCCTACGGCCAGATCG GGATGATCCAGGCTCTGGGCGGGTTCTTCACCTACTTCGTGATCCTGGCGGAGAACGGGTTCCTGCCGGGGACGCTGCTCGGGATCCGCCTGGCCTGGGATGATCGATCCAAGAATGACCTGGAGGATTCCTACGGCCAGGAGTGG ACGTACGAGCAGCGCAAGGTGGTGGAGTTCACGTGCCACACCGCGTTCTTCGCCAGCATCGTCGTGGTGCAGTGGGCGGATCTCATCATCTGCAAGACGCGCCGCAACTCCGTCTTCCAGCAGGGCATGAA GAACAAGATCCTGATTTTcgggctgctggaggagacgGCGCTGGCGGCGTTCCTGTCCTACTGCCCGGGCATGGGGGTGGCTCTGCGCATGTACCCCCTCAA GGTGACCTGGTGGTTCTGTGCCTTCCCCTATTCCCTGCTGATCTTCGCCTACGACGAGGTCAGGAAACTGATCCTGAGGCGCTACCCCGGAG GCTGGGTGGAGAAGGAAACCTATTACTGA
- the LOC131095141 gene encoding sodium/potassium-transporting ATPase subunit alpha-2 isoform X3 produces MGWEGLKAVIFLIGTIMTNVPELLLATITVCLTLTAKRMARKNCLVKNLEAVETLGSTSTICSDKTGTLTQNRMTVAHMWFDNQIHEADTTEDQSGATFDKRSPTWAALARIAGLCNRAVFKPGQENVSISKRDTAGDASESALLKCIQLSCGSVKRMRDRNPKVTEIPFNSTNKYQLSIHEREEDPQGYLLVMKGAPERILDRCSRILLQGQEQPLDQEMREAFQNAYLELGGLGERVLGFCHLYLPPDKFPRGFRFDADEVNFPTTDLCFVGLMSMIDPPRAAVPDAVGKCRSAGIKVIMVTGDHPITAKAIAKGVGIISEGNETVEDIAARLNIPVSQVNPREAKACVVHGSDLKDMSSEQLDEILRNHTEIVFARTSPQQKLIIVEGCQRQGAIVAVTGDGVNDSPALKKADIGIAMGIAGSDVSKQAADMILLDDNFASIVTGVEEGRLIFDNLKKSIAYTLTSNIPEITPFLLFIIANIPLPLGTVTILCIDLGTDMVPAISLAYEAAESDIMKRQPRNPRSDKLVNERLISMAYGQIGMIQALGGFFTYFVILAENGFLPGTLLGIRLAWDDRSKNDLEDSYGQEWTYEQRKVVEFTCHTAFFASIVVVQWADLIICKTRRNSVFQQGMKNKILIFGLLEETALAAFLSYCPGMGVALRMYPLKVTWWFCAFPYSLLIFAYDEVRKLILRRYPGGWVEKETYY; encoded by the exons atgggctgggaggggctcAAGGCCGTCATCTTCCTCATCGGCACCATCATGACCAACGTGCCCGAGTTACTGCTGGCCACCATCACC gtgtgcctgacCCTCACTGCCAAGCGCATGGCCAGGAAGAACTGCCTGGTGAAGAACCTGGAGGCCGTGGAGACCCTCGGCTCCACCTCCACCATCTGCTCGGACAAGACGGGGACGCTGACCCAGAACCGCATGACCGTGGCCCACATGTGGTTCGACAACCAGATCCACGAGGCCGACACCACCGAGGACCAGTCGG gtgccaccttCGACAAGCGCTCTCCCACGTGGGCGGCCCTGGCGCGCATCGCGGGGCTCTGCAACCGCGCCGTGTTCAAGCCGGGCCAGGAGAACGTCTCCATCTCCAAG CGGGACACGGCCGGGGACGCGTCCGAGTCGGCGCTGCTCAAGTGCATCCAGCTGTCGTGCGGCTCCGTCAAGAGGATGCGGGACAGGAACCCCAAAGTGACCGAGATCCCCTTCAACTCCACCAACAAGTACCAG CTGTCCATCCACGAGCGCGAGGAGGACCCCCAGGGGTACCTGCTGGTGATGAAGGGAGCCCCCGAGCGCATCCTGGACCGCTGCTCCCgcatcctcctgcagggccaggagcagcccctggacCAGGAGATGAGAGAGGCCTTCCAGAACGCCTAcctggagctgggggggctcgGGGAGAGGGTCCTGG ggtTCTGTCACCTGTACCTGCCCCCGGACAAGTTCCCCCGCGGGTTCCGTTTCGACGCGGACGAGGTGAATTTCCCCACCACCGACCTTTGCTTCGTGGGGCTCATGTCCATGATCGACCCCCCCCGCGCCGCCGTGCCCGACGCCGTGGGCAAGTGCCGGAGCGCCGGCATCAAG GTGATCATGGTAACCGGGGACCACCCGATCACGGCCAAGGCCATCGCCAAGGGCGTGGGGATCATCTCTGAGGGCAACGAGACCGTGGAGGACATCGCAGCACGACTGAACATACCTGTGAGCCAGGTGAACCCCAG GGAGGCCAAGGCGTGCGTGGTGCACGGCTCGGACCTGAAGGACATGAGCTCGGAGCAGCTGGACGAGATCCTGCGCAACCACACCGAGATCGTGTTTGCCCGCACGTCCCCCCAGCAGAAGCTGATCATCGTCGAGGGCTGCCAGCGACAG ggcGCCATCGTGGCGGTGACGGGTGATGGCGTCAATGACTCGCCGGCACTGAAGAAGGCGGACATCGGCATCGCCATGGGCATCGCGGGCTCGGACGTGTCCAAGCAGGCGGCCGACATGATCCTGCTGGACGACAACTTCGCCTCCATCGTCACCGGCGTCGAGGAAG GCCGCCTGATCTTCGACAACCTGAAGAAGTCGATCGCCTACACCCTGACCAGCAACATCCCCGAGATCACCCCGTTCCTGCTCTTCATCATCGCCAACATCCCGCTGCCGCTGGGCACCGTCACCATCCTCTGCATCGACCTGGGCACTGACATG GTCCCCGCCATCTCCTTGGCCTACGAGGCGGCCGAGAGCGACATCATGAAACGGCAACCGCGGAACCCCCGCAGTGACAAACTGGTCAACGAGCGGCTCATCAGCATGGCCTACGGCCAGATCG GGATGATCCAGGCTCTGGGCGGGTTCTTCACCTACTTCGTGATCCTGGCGGAGAACGGGTTCCTGCCGGGGACGCTGCTCGGGATCCGCCTGGCCTGGGATGATCGATCCAAGAATGACCTGGAGGATTCCTACGGCCAGGAGTGG ACGTACGAGCAGCGCAAGGTGGTGGAGTTCACGTGCCACACCGCGTTCTTCGCCAGCATCGTCGTGGTGCAGTGGGCGGATCTCATCATCTGCAAGACGCGCCGCAACTCCGTCTTCCAGCAGGGCATGAA GAACAAGATCCTGATTTTcgggctgctggaggagacgGCGCTGGCGGCGTTCCTGTCCTACTGCCCGGGCATGGGGGTGGCTCTGCGCATGTACCCCCTCAA GGTGACCTGGTGGTTCTGTGCCTTCCCCTATTCCCTGCTGATCTTCGCCTACGACGAGGTCAGGAAACTGATCCTGAGGCGCTACCCCGGAG GCTGGGTGGAGAAGGAAACCTATTACTGA
- the LOC131095141 gene encoding sodium/potassium-transporting ATPase subunit alpha-2 isoform X2, whose product MGRGAGREYSPAATTSENGGGKRKQKEKELDELKKEVNLDDHKLSLDELGRKYQVDLSRGLTNARAAEILVQDGPNALTPPPTTPEWVKFCRQLFGGFSILLWIGAILCFLAYGILAAMEDEPANDNLYLGVVLAAVVIITGCFSYYQEAKSSKIMDSFKNMVPQQALVIREGEKIQINAENVVVGDLVEVKGGDRVPADMRIISSHGCKVDNSSLTGESEPQTRSPEFTHENPLETRNICFFSTNCVEGTARGIVISTGDRTVMGRIASLASGLEVGRTPIAMEIEHFIRLITGVAVFLGLSFFILSLILGYTWLEAVIFLIGIIVANVPEGLLATVTVCLTLTAKRMARKNCLVKNLEAVETLGSTSTICSDKTGTLTQNRMTVAHMWFDNQIHEADTTEDQSGATFDKRSPTWAALARIAGLCNRAVFKPGQENVSISKRDTAGDASESALLKCIQLSCGSVKRMRDRNPKVTEIPFNSTNKYQLSIHEREEDPQGYLLVMKGAPERILDRCSRILLQGQEQPLDQEMREAFQNAYLELGGLGERVLGFCHLYLPPDKFPRGFRFDADEVNFPTTDLCFVGLMSMIDPPRAAVPDAVGKCRSAGIKVIMVTGDHPITAKAIAKGVGIISEGNETVEDIAARLNIPVSQVNPREAKACVVHGSDLKDMSSEQLDEILRNHTEIVFARTSPQQKLIIVEGCQRQGAIVAVTGDGVNDSPALKKADIGIAMGIAGSDVSKQAADMILLDDNFASIVTGVEEGRLIFDNLKKSIAYTLTSNIPEITPFLLFIIANIPLPLGTVTILCIDLGTDMVPAISLAYEAAESDIMKRQPRNPRSDKLVNERLISMAYGQIGMIQALGGFFTYFVILAENGFLPGTLLGIRLAWDDRSKNDLEDSYGQEWTYEQRKVVEFTCHTAFFASIVVVQWADLIICKTRRNSVFQQGMKNKILIFGLLEETALAAFLSYCPGMGVALRMYPLKVTWWFCAFPYSLLIFAYDEVRKLILRRYPGGWVEKETYY is encoded by the exons ATGGGCAGAGGG GCCGGCCGCGAGTACTCGCCCGCGGCCACCACGTCCGAGAACGGCGGCGGGAAGAGGaagcagaaggagaaggagctggacGAGCTCAAGAAGGAGGTGAACCTG GATGACCACAAACTGTCCCTGGATGAGCTGGGCAGGAAGTACCAAGTGGACCTGTCCCGG GGCCTGACCAACGCCCGCGCTGCCGAGATCCTGGTCCAGGACGGCCCCAACGCTCTGACGCCGCCTCCCACCACCCCCGAGTGGGTGAAGTTCTGCCGGCAGCTCTTCGGGGGCTTCTCCATCCTGCTCTGGATCGGCGCCATCCTCTGCTTCCTGGCCTACGGCATCCTGGCCGCCATGGAGGACGAGCCCGCCAACGACAAC CTGTACCTGGGGGTGGTCCTGGCCGCCGTCGTCATCATCACCGGCTGCTTCTCCTACTACCAAGAGGCCAAGAGCTCCAAGATCATGGACTCCTTCAAGAACATGGTGCCCCAG CAAGCACTGGTGATCCGAGAGGGAGAGAAGATCCAGATCAACGCCGAGAACGTCGTGGTGGGAGACCTGGTGGAGGTGAAGGGCGGCGACAGGGTGCCCGCGGACATGAGGATCATCTCCTCCCATGGATGCAAG GTGGATAACTCCTCCCTGACGGGCGAGTCGGAGCCCCAGACGCGCTCCCCGGAGTTCACGCACGAGAACCCGCTGGAGACGCGCAACATCTGCTTCTTCTCCACCAACTGCGTCGAAG GGACCGCGCGTGGCATCGTCATCTCCACGGGTGACCGCACGGTGATGGGCCGCATCGCCTCGCTGGCCTCGGGGCTGGAGGTGGGCCGGACGCCCATCGCCATGGAGATCGAGCACTTCATCCGCCTCATCACCGGCGTCGCCGTCTTCCTCGGCCTCTCCTTCTTCATCCTCTCGCTCATCCTCGGCTACACCTGGCTCGAGGCCGTCATCTTCCTCATCGGCATCATCGTGGCCAACGTGCCCGAGGGGCTGCTGGCCACCGTCACC gtgtgcctgacCCTCACTGCCAAGCGCATGGCCAGGAAGAACTGCCTGGTGAAGAACCTGGAGGCCGTGGAGACCCTCGGCTCCACCTCCACCATCTGCTCGGACAAGACGGGGACGCTGACCCAGAACCGCATGACCGTGGCCCACATGTGGTTCGACAACCAGATCCACGAGGCCGACACCACCGAGGACCAGTCGG gtgccaccttCGACAAGCGCTCTCCCACGTGGGCGGCCCTGGCGCGCATCGCGGGGCTCTGCAACCGCGCCGTGTTCAAGCCGGGCCAGGAGAACGTCTCCATCTCCAAG CGGGACACGGCCGGGGACGCGTCCGAGTCGGCGCTGCTCAAGTGCATCCAGCTGTCGTGCGGCTCCGTCAAGAGGATGCGGGACAGGAACCCCAAAGTGACCGAGATCCCCTTCAACTCCACCAACAAGTACCAG CTGTCCATCCACGAGCGCGAGGAGGACCCCCAGGGGTACCTGCTGGTGATGAAGGGAGCCCCCGAGCGCATCCTGGACCGCTGCTCCCgcatcctcctgcagggccaggagcagcccctggacCAGGAGATGAGAGAGGCCTTCCAGAACGCCTAcctggagctgggggggctcgGGGAGAGGGTCCTGG ggtTCTGTCACCTGTACCTGCCCCCGGACAAGTTCCCCCGCGGGTTCCGTTTCGACGCGGACGAGGTGAATTTCCCCACCACCGACCTTTGCTTCGTGGGGCTCATGTCCATGATCGACCCCCCCCGCGCCGCCGTGCCCGACGCCGTGGGCAAGTGCCGGAGCGCCGGCATCAAG GTGATCATGGTAACCGGGGACCACCCGATCACGGCCAAGGCCATCGCCAAGGGCGTGGGGATCATCTCTGAGGGCAACGAGACCGTGGAGGACATCGCAGCACGACTGAACATACCTGTGAGCCAGGTGAACCCCAG GGAGGCCAAGGCGTGCGTGGTGCACGGCTCGGACCTGAAGGACATGAGCTCGGAGCAGCTGGACGAGATCCTGCGCAACCACACCGAGATCGTGTTTGCCCGCACGTCCCCCCAGCAGAAGCTGATCATCGTCGAGGGCTGCCAGCGACAG ggcGCCATCGTGGCGGTGACGGGTGATGGCGTCAATGACTCGCCGGCACTGAAGAAGGCGGACATCGGCATCGCCATGGGCATCGCGGGCTCGGACGTGTCCAAGCAGGCGGCCGACATGATCCTGCTGGACGACAACTTCGCCTCCATCGTCACCGGCGTCGAGGAAG GCCGCCTGATCTTCGACAACCTGAAGAAGTCGATCGCCTACACCCTGACCAGCAACATCCCCGAGATCACCCCGTTCCTGCTCTTCATCATCGCCAACATCCCGCTGCCGCTGGGCACCGTCACCATCCTCTGCATCGACCTGGGCACTGACATG GTCCCCGCCATCTCCTTGGCCTACGAGGCGGCCGAGAGCGACATCATGAAACGGCAACCGCGGAACCCCCGCAGTGACAAACTGGTCAACGAGCGGCTCATCAGCATGGCCTACGGCCAGATCG GGATGATCCAGGCTCTGGGCGGGTTCTTCACCTACTTCGTGATCCTGGCGGAGAACGGGTTCCTGCCGGGGACGCTGCTCGGGATCCGCCTGGCCTGGGATGATCGATCCAAGAATGACCTGGAGGATTCCTACGGCCAGGAGTGG ACGTACGAGCAGCGCAAGGTGGTGGAGTTCACGTGCCACACCGCGTTCTTCGCCAGCATCGTCGTGGTGCAGTGGGCGGATCTCATCATCTGCAAGACGCGCCGCAACTCCGTCTTCCAGCAGGGCATGAA GAACAAGATCCTGATTTTcgggctgctggaggagacgGCGCTGGCGGCGTTCCTGTCCTACTGCCCGGGCATGGGGGTGGCTCTGCGCATGTACCCCCTCAA GGTGACCTGGTGGTTCTGTGCCTTCCCCTATTCCCTGCTGATCTTCGCCTACGACGAGGTCAGGAAACTGATCCTGAGGCGCTACCCCGGAG GCTGGGTGGAGAAGGAAACCTATTACTGA
- the LOC131095141 gene encoding sodium/potassium-transporting ATPase subunit alpha-2 isoform X6 has protein sequence MVPAISLAYEAAESDIMKRQPRNPRSDKLVNERLISMAYGQIGMIQALGGFFTYFVILAENGFLPGTLLGIRLAWDDRSKNDLEDSYGQEWTYEQRKVVEFTCHTAFFASIVVVQWADLIICKTRRNSVFQQGMKNKILIFGLLEETALAAFLSYCPGMGVALRMYPLKVTWWFCAFPYSLLIFAYDEVRKLILRRYPGGWVEKETYY, from the exons ATG GTCCCCGCCATCTCCTTGGCCTACGAGGCGGCCGAGAGCGACATCATGAAACGGCAACCGCGGAACCCCCGCAGTGACAAACTGGTCAACGAGCGGCTCATCAGCATGGCCTACGGCCAGATCG GGATGATCCAGGCTCTGGGCGGGTTCTTCACCTACTTCGTGATCCTGGCGGAGAACGGGTTCCTGCCGGGGACGCTGCTCGGGATCCGCCTGGCCTGGGATGATCGATCCAAGAATGACCTGGAGGATTCCTACGGCCAGGAGTGG ACGTACGAGCAGCGCAAGGTGGTGGAGTTCACGTGCCACACCGCGTTCTTCGCCAGCATCGTCGTGGTGCAGTGGGCGGATCTCATCATCTGCAAGACGCGCCGCAACTCCGTCTTCCAGCAGGGCATGAA GAACAAGATCCTGATTTTcgggctgctggaggagacgGCGCTGGCGGCGTTCCTGTCCTACTGCCCGGGCATGGGGGTGGCTCTGCGCATGTACCCCCTCAA GGTGACCTGGTGGTTCTGTGCCTTCCCCTATTCCCTGCTGATCTTCGCCTACGACGAGGTCAGGAAACTGATCCTGAGGCGCTACCCCGGAG GCTGGGTGGAGAAGGAAACCTATTACTGA